From a single Salvelinus sp. IW2-2015 linkage group LG22, ASM291031v2, whole genome shotgun sequence genomic region:
- the LOC111949687 gene encoding transcription factor Dp-1-like isoform X2, whose protein sequence is MATDSESNQQPWVVFIRHQTEENGMKRRDNLEKTVYDQKNIRRRVYDAVNVLMAMNIISKEKKEIRWIGLPTNSAQECQNLEVENQKRLKRIRLKRTELDELILQKISFKNLVQRNKAPPPSSSVIQLPFIILNTDVRTVIDCSISSDNRLNV, encoded by the exons ATGGCCACAGACTCG GAATCAAACCAACAaccctgggtcgtgttcattaggcaccaaacggaagaaaacggaaTGAAACGGAGGGACAACCTGGAGAAAACG GTGTATGACCAGAAGAACATCCGCAGGCGCGTGTATGACGCCGTCAACGTGCTGATGGCCATGAACATCATCtccaaggagaagaaggagataCGCTGGATTGGCCTGCCCACCAACTCAGCCCAGGAGTGTCAAAACCTGGAG GTGGAGAATCAGAAACGCTTGAAGAGGATCAGGCTGAAGAGAACTGAACTGGATGAACTCATACTGcag AAAATCTCTTTCAAGAACCTAGTGCAGAGAAACAAAGCCCCTCCCCCTTCCAGCTCTGTCATCCAGCTCCCCTTCATCATCCTCAACACAGACGTACGCACCGTCATCGACTGCTCCATCTCCAGCGACAA CAGGCTGAACGTTTGA
- the LOC111949687 gene encoding transcription factor Dp-1-like isoform X1 — MATDSESNQQPWVVFIRHQTEENGMKRRDNLEKTVYDQKNIRRRVYDAVNVLMAMNIISKEKKEIRWIGLPTNSAQECQNLEVENQKRLKRIRLKRTELDELILQKISFKNLVQRNKAPPPSSSVIQLPFIILNTDVRTVIDCSISSDKYVSPQRLHPKCLLRRQLQVTYY, encoded by the exons ATGGCCACAGACTCG GAATCAAACCAACAaccctgggtcgtgttcattaggcaccaaacggaagaaaacggaaTGAAACGGAGGGACAACCTGGAGAAAACG GTGTATGACCAGAAGAACATCCGCAGGCGCGTGTATGACGCCGTCAACGTGCTGATGGCCATGAACATCATCtccaaggagaagaaggagataCGCTGGATTGGCCTGCCCACCAACTCAGCCCAGGAGTGTCAAAACCTGGAG GTGGAGAATCAGAAACGCTTGAAGAGGATCAGGCTGAAGAGAACTGAACTGGATGAACTCATACTGcag AAAATCTCTTTCAAGAACCTAGTGCAGAGAAACAAAGCCCCTCCCCCTTCCAGCTCTGTCATCCAGCTCCCCTTCATCATCCTCAACACAGACGTACGCACCGTCATCGACTGCTCCATCTCCAGCGACAAGTACGTGTCACCGCAACGTCTTCACCCTAAATGCCTATTGCGAAGACAACTCCAGGTCACTTATTACTGA